A portion of the Calliphora vicina chromosome 5, idCalVici1.1, whole genome shotgun sequence genome contains these proteins:
- the LOC135960653 gene encoding ATPase inhibitor A, mitochondrial — protein MFVARRSMQYPSGVQLVRMCSQLGELGSGAGKGGGGGGSIRAAGGSFGKMEAAREEEYFYNKQKEQLERLKNDQIHQSEFHHQQIKEHEEAIQRHKTFLENMTKK, from the exons atgttTGTGGCAAGACGCAGTATGCAGTATCCAAGTGGAGTACA ACTTGTGAGAATGTGTAGCCAATTGGGTGAATTGGGAAGTGGTGCTGGCAAAGGAGGCGGCGGCGGTGGCTCTATTCGTGCAGCCGGTGGAAGCTTTGGTAAAATGGAAGCAGCACGCGAAGAAGAATATTTCTATAATAAG CAAAAGGAACAATTGGAACGTTTGAAGAATGATCAAATCCATCAATCTGAATTTCATCATCAACAAATTAAGGAACACGAAGAAGCCATTCAACGCCATAAGACTTTCTTGGAAAACATGACAAAAAAGTAG